One genomic region from Candida albicans SC5314 chromosome 6, complete sequence encodes:
- a CDS encoding 2-aminoadipate transaminase (Putative 2-aminoadipate transaminase; rat catheter and Spider biofilm repressed), with protein sequence MINFFKGHPTRELLPVNEIADSYKRVLLDSDYLSYDTDPNNQHPLQYGTDPGNLDVREVIAQWVNKKFGAQVSDPNCINLTAGASYGVGNILTSVTSPKITQRVFVVTPTYFLINSCFVDVGLDDRLTAIEETHNGKYSIDLVYLEQQLQKYSQDLEPVHDDINVFPDPVRGTRKYYRFVMYLVPTFSNPGGLNYTLETRQKLVEIARKYDLLLISDDVYEFLDYTDSKPLPRLNQLDKAGATKYGNTISNATFSKIIAPGLRVGWQETATPKLVDQLSITGSNRSGGTPNQLSTLVVADLIKTGTIDEIIAKFKNVYKERVAVLKESIAKYLPQDTQVYGGDGGYFVWVVTPSANCFDVVAKLAKQNVVLAGGEHFEVTGDKRNWGQHCVRLSISYLTTEEIQQGIKIWGELLE encoded by the coding sequence ATGATAAACTTCTTCAAGGGCCACCCCACCAGGGAATTGCTTCCTGTCAATGAAATTGCAGACTCATACAAAAGAGTATTGTTAGATTCCGATTACTTGTCTTATGATACCGACCCCAACAACCAGCACCCATTGCAGTATGGTACTGACCCAGGTAATTTAGATGTTCGTGAGGTTATTGCCCAATGGGTCAACAAAAAGTTTGGCGCACAGGTCTCAGACCCCAATTGTATCAATTTGACTGCTGGCGCTTCTTATGGTGTTGGCAATATATTGACCTCAGTCACGTCCCCCAAAATCACCCAACGGGTATTTGTTGTTACTCCTACATATTTTTTGATCAATAGTTGTTTCGTCGATGTTGGGTTGGACGACAGATTGACTGCAATTGAAGAGACACACAACGGCAAGTACAGTATTGATTTGGTGTATCTCGAGCAGCAATTGCAAAAGTACTCCCAAGACTTGGAGCCAGTGCATGATGACATTAATGTTTTTCCCGACCCTGTTAGAGGAACCAGAAAGTATTATCGGTTCGTAATGTACCTTGTTCCAACATTCTCAAACCCTGGAGGATTGAACTATACTTTAGAAACAAGACAGAAGTTGGTGGAGATTGCAAGAAAATATGACTTGTTGCTTATCAGCGATGATGTATACGAGTTTCTCGACTATACCGATTCCAAGCCGTTGCCTCGATTGAACCAATTAGATAAAGCGGGTGCCACGAAGTATGGGAACACCATTTCCAACGCCACATTCTCCAAAATCATTGCACCGGGGTTACGAGTCGGATGGCAAGAAACTGCAACCCCAAAATTGGTCGACCAGCTATCCATCACTGGGTCAAACAGATCAGGCGGCACGCCAAACCAGTTGTCAACCCTCGTTGTTGCCGATTTAATAAAGACAGGAACAATAGACGAAATCATTGCGAAATTCAAAAACGTCTACAAAGAAAGAGTTGCGGTGTTGAAAGAGAGTATTGCCAAGTACTTGCCACAAGACACACAAGTATACGGCGGAGACGGAGGATACTTTGTTTGGGTCGTCACACCGTCAGCAAACTGTTTCGATGTAGTTGCTAAATTGGCTAAACAAAACGTTGTGCTTGCTGGCGGTGAACATTTTGAAGTCACTGGCgacaaaagaaattgggGCCAGCACTGTGTTCGATTGTCAATTAGTTATTTGACAACCGAAGAAATCCAACAAGGAATCAAGATTTGGGGAGAACTTTTAGAATAG
- a CDS encoding uncharacterized protein (Has domain(s) with predicted catalytic activity and membrane localization), producing the protein MKRENFFSFKWPFFLGLCSLSCLCRCKKNTQIMVTDWVFTINRLQFSGLITISYIFDFLFYLTILILSATLGRTLPPRYHEFSIYDITLRYTHFPETTILVRVWLLVLISAGIPLTQFLLFSIFVVLPIRRRIWDFLAGCLCLLGAMATQLLVTVLLKNIIGLPRPDFIDRCEPMIQNIPLTSLSTVAICTQPDWNLVQEGFRTFPSGHSATVFTGMTIAALNFAARLQTFDNRNNSFKVFITISPWLIAACVASTRVSDNRHFLKDIIAGAFIGTCIGSVFYLQYHPSIFNLANAGRSFPPRRFGIQRFFQNIGGFWKLDGESSDRALGAEDLEKLSNEQLGQPARITSMADNIEVVNKLL; encoded by the coding sequence atgaaaagagaaaattttttttcttttaagtggcctttttttttagggCTCTGCTCTCTCTCCTGTTTGTGTagatgcaaaaaaaatacccAAATCATGGTTACAGATTGGGTATTCACAATCAATAGACTACAATTTTCAGGGTTAATTACCATATcatatatttttgatttcctATTTTATTTGACAATCCTAATTCTTTCAGCTACATTGGGAAGAACTCTTCCTCCACGCTACCATGAATTCCTGATTTATGACATTACCCTTAGATACACACATTTTCCCGAAACCACCATTTTGGTCCGTGTTTGGCTCCTCGTACTCATATCTGCTGGAATACCGCTTACTCAGTTCCTACTATTTTCAATCTTTGTTGTCTTGCCAATAAGACGTCGTATTTGGGATTTTCTTGCTGGCTGTTTATGCTTGCTTGGCGCAATGGCAACCCAGTTGCTTGTGACGGtgcttttgaaaaatataattggACTCCCCCGCCCTGACTTTATCGATAGATGCGAGCCAATGATCCAGAACATTCCTTTaacatcattatcaacCGTAGCAATATGCACGCAGCCAGATTGGAATTTGGTTCAAGAAGGATTTAGAACGTTTCCCAGCGGTCATCTGGCAACTGTTTTCACGGGAATGACAATAGCGGCACTAAACTTTGCTGCTAGACTTCAAACATTTGACAATAGAAACAACTCCTTCAAAGTGTTTATCACCATCCTGCCGTGGCTTATTGCTGCATGTGTGGCTAGTACCAGAGTTAGCGATAATAGACACTTTCTAAAAGACATTATCGCCGGTGCATTTATAGGAACGTGTATTGGATCTGTCTTCTATTTACAGTACCACCCTAGCATATTCAACTTGGCGAACGCAGGCAGATCGTTCCCGCCACGACGGTTTGGCATTCAAAGattctttcaaaatatcGGCGGGTTTTGGAAACTCGATGGCGAGAGCTCAGATCGGGCATTAGGCGCTGAAGACCTCGAAAAACTTTCAAACGAACAATTGGGCCAACCTGCAAGAATAACGTCAATGGCAGATAATATCGAAGTAGTGAACAAATTACTATAA
- a CDS encoding uncharacterized protein (Ortholog(s) have SNAP receptor activity, phosphatidylinositol-3-phosphate binding activity and role in CVT pathway, macroautophagy, piecemeal microautophagy of nucleus, vacuole fusion, non-autophagic, vesicle fusion) has protein sequence MSTITIPQDIEIGGSTYYQINIKLPLRSFTIKKRYSEFQQLVSDLSRSLGIDSRDFPYELPGKRINWLNKTSIVEERKVGLAEFLNNLIQDSTLQNEREVLSFLQLPSNFRFTKDMLQNNRADLDSVQNNWYDVYRKLKSDILNESSSSISEQIHIRDRISRVYQPRILDLVRAIGTDKEEALKKKQLVSQLQESIDNLLVQEVPRSKRVLGGAVKETPETLPLNNKELLQHQVQIHQNQDKELDQLRVLIARQKQIGELINAEVEEQNEMLDRFNEEVDYTSSKIKQARRRAKKIL, from the coding sequence ATGTCAACAATTACTATCCCCCAAGATATAGAAATTGGTGGGTCAACGTACTATCAAATTAATATAAAACTACCACTCCGATCATTCACGATAAAGAAACGGTACCTGGAATTCCAGCAATTGGTGCTGGACTTGAGTCGTAGTCTAGGTATTGATAGTCGGGATTTTCCATATGAATTACCTGGGAAACGGATCAACTGGCTTAACAAGACCAGTATTGTTGAGGAGAGAAAAGTGGGACTTGCAGAATTTCTCAATAACCTCATTCAAGACTCAACACTTCAGAATGAACGAGAAGTGTTGTCGTTTTTGCAATTGCCGTCTAATTTTAGATTCACCAAGGATATGTTACAGAATAATCGAGCAGACTTGGATTCTGTGCAAAATAACTGGTACGATGTGTATCGTAAGTTGAAACTGGATATACTCAACGAATCGTCTAGTAGCATTAGTGAACAGATACATATTCGAGATCGCATTAGTCGGGTCTACCAACCACGGATTCTCGACTTGGTCAGGGCTATTGGTACAGATAAAGAAGAGGCCctaaagaagaagcagTTGGTTTCCCAATTACAAGAGAGTATAGATAATTTGTTAGTACAGGAAGTTCCCCGATCAAAGAGGGTGTTGGGTGGAGCAGTTAAGGAAACGCCAGAGACATTACcattaaacaataaagaaCTTCTTCAACACCAAGtacaaattcatcaaaacCAAGACAAAGAACTAGACCAGCTTAGAGTGTTAATTGCCCGGCAGAAACAGATTGGCGAGCTAATTAATGCAGAAGTAGAGGAACAGAATGAAATGTTGGATAGGTTTAATGAAGAGGTCGACTACACGTCCAGCAAAATCAAGCAAGCAAGACGCAGAGCTAAGAAGATATTATAG
- a CDS encoding uncharacterized protein (Ortholog(s) have fungal-type vacuole localization), producing MTTYHSTQDEQSSNTEESSQDAAPRPVSPSEVPADDREATQLESQPLLDPDDPRVSPLKLERIRLLKVIATTLVYVNLVLFVILLVSQFFAIPGFNNRGKSFLGLDLALVSLFINLTTNWFFAVPAYYERILGYITSGLLLIDFIVAFLVSPIRQSLGLLDLSLIAWVCLNSLFNSLIGYWVEEGKHYQEIRLTGRIEKRKTISELVIIFFKVLGEIIILWIVWCISLTLWINCFDTHEKPWGKLVPVNNNQFRVHLACFGDVHGKSDQPIVLVEGGQSTSSEAFQEWIEELHHLNKVERYCIWDRPGYGFSDSAPPPESLGIVTEYLMEALRKEKIEGPFSVVGFDIGGLYARMFASRNRAKIQSILFVDSWSPDLLKKWPFSGSGRKNESTKVFKKSLEVMDNITGFKLWLRGFVSPLGVLPNLHWFLHPMRFSSKSRIFGRDMVYSSKYIRARCQEQLVSGILSYNEIMDADINDLNVGVISSDFMIKKSLNWGKWQNEISKLSRKTSEWVIAENSDHFIWNSPKGRKELQQLLLRLIGEQEYLK from the coding sequence ATGACTACATACCATTCAACACAAGACGAACAATCGTCCAATACAGAGGAGAGTAGCCAGGATGCTGCCCCACGCCCTGTCTCTCCCAGTGAAGTACCTGCGGACGATAGAGAAGCCACTCAATTGGAACTGCAACCGTTGTTGGATCCCGACGACCCGCGAGTATCCCCCTTGAAATTAGAAAGAATACGATTATTAAAAGTTATTGCCACGACATTGGTCTACGTAAACTTGGTGCTTTTTGTGATATTATTGGTAAGTCAGTTCTTTGCCATCCCCGGATTCAACAATCGTGGTAAATCGTTTTTGGGACTCGACTTGGCCTTAGTGagtttatttataaatttgacTACTAATTGGTTCTTTGCTGTTCCTGCTTATTATGAGAGAATATTGGGGTATATCACGTCCGGGCTTTTActtattgatttcattgTTGCGTTTCTCGTATCGCCAATCCGACAAAGTTTGGGGTTGTTAGATTTATCGCTAATTGCCTGGGTGTGCCTCAATTCTTTGTTTAATTCTTTGATTGGTTATTGGGTTGAAGAAGGTAAACATTATCAGGAGATTCGATTAACTGGAAGAATCGAAAAACGCAAAACCATAAGTGAATTAGTTATCATCTTTTTTAAGGTGTTGGGCGAGATTATTATACTATGGATAGTCTGGTGTATTAGTTTGACATTGTGGATAAACTGTTTTGACACCCACGAAAAGCCATGGGGTAAATTAGTTCCGGTTAACAATAACCAATTCAGAGTACACCTAGCATGTTTTGGAGATGTTCACGGCAAATCTGATCAGCCAATTGTGCTTGTTGAAGGTGGGCAATCAACGTCAAGCGAAGCTTTCCAAGAATGGATTGAAGAGTTGCACCACTTGAACAAAGTCGAACGGTACTGTATCTGGGATCGACCAGGCTATGGATTTTCCGATTCGGCACCTCCGCCAGAATCTTTAGGGATTGTCACTGAATACTTGATGGAAGCAttgagaaaagaaaagatcGAGGGGCCATTTTCGGTGGTTGGATTTGATATTGGCGGATTGTATGCGAGAATGTTTGCCAGCAGAAATCGAGCCAAGATCCAGTCTATCCTATTTGTTGATAGCTGGTCGCCTGATTTGTTAAAGAAATGGCCATTTAGCGGCAGTGGCAGAAAAAATGAGAGCACAAAAGTGTTTAAGAAATCCTTAGAGGTGATGGATAATATAACAGGGTTTAAATTATGGTTACGAGGCTTTGTATCGCCTTTGGGGGTCTTGCCAAACTTGCATTGGTTCCTACACCCTATGCGGTTTTCCAGCAAGAGCAGAATATTTGGCCGCGATATGGTGTATCTGTCTAAATATATCAGGGCTCGATGCCAGGAACAATTAGTTTCGGGTATATTATCATACAATGAGATTATGGACGCAGATATAAATGACTTGAATGTAGGAGTCATATCATCGGATTTCATGATTAAAAAGCTGTTAAACTGGGGCAAGTGGCAAAATGAAATCAGTAAACTAAGTAGAAAAACAAGCGAGTGGGTAATTGCTGAAAATAGTGATCACTTTATCTGGAATAGTCCAAAAGGTAGAAAGGAGTTACAACAGTTGTTATTAAGATTAATAGGTGAACAAGAGTATCTTAAGTAg
- a CDS encoding ubiquitin-conjugating protein (Ortholog(s) have ubiquitin-protein transferase activity) encodes MIGREAAPSNRRTLSSKSNNSTPPINSSGSSRPSSPLEPPPPQSQQQQSSRRPSFGLNFLNNFTMRSHSSETASQPLMSNSPTLGNVHSHTHDDVSGNSQSFNEVAEESPLEEEEEPQNPAPEEIPQPPDSTYVDEDAKGGLDKDGFFSVRLTPLIDHSSTSSGLYFSPIIRRLSPKTSINIGRYTEKNKAAAHAPQGSSAPIVFKSKVVSRTHALFFCNEDGQWFLKDTKSSSGTFLNHIRLSPASQESSLMPIIDGDIIQLGMDYRGGTEEVYRSVKMRCHFNNSWQRKMNPYNIEMFKKLQIGDKQATECSICLNAIQPGHPLFISTCGHWWHYRCIHPLLQKSYPSFSCPNCRYVCDLEYFSESE; translated from the coding sequence ATGATAGGCAGGGAAGCTGCACCGTCAAATCGAAGAACATTGTCGTCCAAGTCCAACAACTCAACACCACCTATAAACTCGTCAGGGTCGAGCCGTCCTTCTTCACCATTAGagccaccaccaccacaactgcaacaacaacaatcatcTAGAAGACCATCGTTTGGTTTAAactttttaaataatttcacCATGCGTTCGCATTCATCTGAAACAGCATCACAACCGTTAATGTCAAATAGCCCTACATTGGGAAACGTGCATTCGCACACGCATGATGATGTTTCAGGCAACAGTCAATCATTCAATGAAGTTGCTGAAGAGTCTCCATtagaagaggaagaagaaccCCAAAATCCTGCACCAGAAGAAATACCACAACCACCAGACTCCACCTACGTCGACGAAGACGCAAAGGGCGGGTTAGACAAGGATGGGTTCTTTTCAGTAAGATTGACGCCATTAATAGACCATTCATCCACATCGTCAGGACTATATTTCTCGCCAATAATTCGTCGGCTTTCACCAAAAACATCCATCAACATCGGGAGATACACTGAAAAGAACAAAGCGGCAGCACACGCACCCCAGGGATCTTCAGCACCGATTGTCTTCAAAAGTAAAGTTGTTTCACGTACACATGCATTATTTTTCTGTAATGAAGATGGTCAGTGGTTTCTAAAAGATACAAAGAGTTCATCAGGTACATTTCTCAATCATATTAGACTTTCGCCCGCGTCACAAGAGAGCTCGTTGATGCCGATCATAGATGGAGATATAATTCAGTTGGGGATGGACTATAGAGGCGGCACAGAAGAAGTGTACCGGCTGGTGAAAATGAGGTGCCACTTTAACAATAGCTGGCAACGCAAAATGAACCCTTACAATATTGAAATGTTCAAGAAATTGCAAATCGGGGATAAGCAAGCCACCGAAtgttcaatttgtttaaatgCAATACAGCCTGGCCATCCTCTATTTATAAGTACTTGTGGCCATTGGTGGCATTATAGATGTATACACCCATTGCTACAGAAAAGTTATCCCCTGTTCTCATGTCCCAATTGTCGATATGTTTGTGATTTGGAATATTTTTCAGAGTCAGAATAG
- a CDS encoding uncharacterized protein (Has domain(s) with predicted role in attachment of GPI anchor to protein and GPI-anchor transamidase complex localization), translating to MTTKPSPTITNARRAILVVTILLVLPFAGYYYLNSEYSTGSSIFVEEPIFQQVHVSIVSDGNRKIDFATESLFDEIIPGEFKNKLGITTNIQNNIELFKSNSSVLESSEIPYLINLDELYSTNNLNYVIFLPQNGLTIKDSTTNSFTVEGFGTIGILNDWSLQRNDLLPLLNIFKANLIKTLKQSQSAAPKGVSTEITSFTPMDHKLAVFLPILGPIGISILNGLANFAK from the coding sequence ATGACTACTAAACCCAGCCCAACCATAACCAATGCTAGGAGAGCAATCTTGGTAGTGACTATCTTGTTGGTATTGCCATTTGCTGGATATTACTATTTAAATTCCGAGTACTCAACGGGTTCGAGCATATTCGTCGAAGAGCCAATTTTCCAACAAGTTCATGTATCGATTGTGTCTGATGGCAATAGGAAGATAGATTTTGCTACAGAAAGCTTATTTGATGAGATAATCCCAGGTGAGTTTAAGAATAAGTTGGGAATAACCACAAACATACagaataatattgaattgttcAAACTGAATTCGAGTGTATTAGAACTGTCGGAGATTCCTTACTTGATCAATTTAGACGAACTATACAGTACCAACAACTTAAACTATGTGATATTTTTACCTCAAAATGGATTGACGATTAAGGACTCAACCACCAACAGTTTTACCGTTGAAGGGTTTGGGACAATTGGTATATTGAATGATTGGAGTTTACAGAGGAACGATTTGTTGCCTCTTctcaatattttcaaagCTAACTTGATAAAGACATTGAAACAGTCTCAAAGTGCAGCACCAAAGGGAGTTTCCACTGAGATCACATCATTCACACCCATGGATCATAAATTGGCAGTGTTTTTACCAATTCTCGGGCCCATTGGGATATCAATATTGAATGGCTTGGCAAACTTTGCAAAATAA
- the CPH2 gene encoding Cph2p (Myc-bHLH transcription factor; promotes hyphal growth; directly regulates Tec1 to induce hypha-specific genes; probably homodimeric, phosphorylated; required for colonization of the mouse GI tract; rat catheter and Spider biofilm induced), with amino-acid sequence MLSQYDEQLAAGDNNGFNKQGNATLYSFDFVDADDFLDSISGALPNNGHNNVNPNTNDISFEDMNIMNPNIYSPVSAASGDDFTQSSGQPMISEGSNYTGQNFTDYLSDNSLEGYDKNTSRPLHEVDIGFSNKRSNSTSTGSLSHNEEITPISHYSVDSIVTSPEPPINKQGDFPPIKRTTTVSSTNSITNTTKKPAKVTKPKSKDKNSHNMIEKKYRTNINTKILALRDAVPALRIAAGCDDVSIADLEGLTPASKLNKASVLTKATEYIKHLESKNFILKQQNIELHRLIQHANMNPKSLPPPPQQMQAPPQPGFGFYPPQNQSFNVTPASQYPSPQQQVSPTQQQTVHHPPQPNRYLLGGMAAVMGTSLFGGSGENDFRSLSALPFSYLFPNAILNPSPLTIQLWTLTKVLLVVGSLASIFIPMYKQAQLKKEDKPNTIPETSLLDWILISIGFKTPAKLSVSKRDAIISNLQGGNDWSQLVSDYFYLAGCEINFENCFLSLVLGTIIRHRFPVVATILNHYLSMKEALLLNLDYKGFSKSLIRLNQLISKVDGVSIFESTNLTTRLTNVFTNNRINANIVDGQNHVKYIEFYQRNINDYYAIVFNWRLLEFIHELNVTYLEQLNDDQSQVLTDLKIIEAFFGEQDNKLFGYYQLFTSILNANYAPYLFESLKDKVESSLEKFRIAYEGIDLTDHEIHNTSSEDEYEQESPVVYKYEPTLKSQKSLISSLNLVNEEEFIILTCSLTIYYYKNKEYDRALKLLNYLRLDNDSKTLSLLTFTSLITLINELIPGKIEDNVNLDSAIRICRDWLENPDLTQYMDEDIKLELKKIVVTKGMIVNGIDVNESDEE; translated from the coding sequence ATGTTATCGCAGTATGATGAACAACTTGCTGCGGGCGACAATAATGGGTTCAACAAACAAGGTAATGCAACTTTATATTcgtttgattttgttgatgcCGACGATTTCTTAGATTCGATATCTGGCGCATTGCCGAATAATGGTCATAACAATGTCAATCCCAACACCAACGACATTTCATTTGAAGATATGAATATTATGAATCCAAATATCTATTCCCCCGTATCTGCAGCCAGTGGTGATGACTTTACACAATCTTCTGGTCAACCGATGATTAGTGAAGGTAGTAATTACACAGGACAAAACTTTACAGATTACTTATCGGACAACTCATTGGAAGGGTATGATAAGAATACAAGTCGTCCATTACATGAAGTCGATATTGGTTTTTCTAACAAACGTTCCAATTCAACTTCTACAGGAAGTTTAAGCCACAATGAAGAGATTACACCGATTTCACACTACTCCGTTGACTCCATAGTGACTTCTCCAGAGCCTccaataaacaaacaaggTGACTTCCCACCAATCAAAAGAACCACAACCGTGAGTTCTACCAATAGTATTACCAACACCACTAAAAAACCGGCCAAAGTCACAAAgccaaaatcaaaagataAGAACTCTCACAACAtgattgaaaagaaatacaGAACCAACATCAACACAAAAATCTTGGCTTTGAGAGATGCTGTGCCTGCTCTTAGAATTGCTGCTGGTTGTGACGATGTTTCCATAGCTGATTTGGAAGGGTTAACACCAGCATCTAAATTGAACAAAGCTAGTGTTTTAACCAAAGCTACAGAATATATCAAACATTTGGAAAGTAAAAACTTCattttgaaacaacaaaatattgaGTTGCATAGGCTAATTCAACACGCCAACATGAATCCAAAGTCATTACCTCCACCTCCTCAACAAATGCAAgcaccaccacaaccagGGTTTGGCTTTTATCCACCACAAAACCAATCATTCAATGTCACCCCTGCTTCTCAATATCCATCTCCCCAACAACAAGTGTCTCCAacccaacaacaaacagTGCATCACCCACCACAACCTAATCGATATTTGTTGGGAGGTATGGCTGCTGTTATGGGTACTTCATTATTTGGTGGATCTGGTGAAAATGATTTCCGCAGTTTGAGTGCCTTGCCATTTTCGTATTTGTTTCCTAATGCTATTCTTAACCCATCGCCATTGACTATTCAATTATGGACTTTGACAAAAGTGTTATTGGTGGTTGGAAGCTTGGCTAGTATTTTTATACCAATGTATAAGCAAGCACAACtcaaaaaagaagacaAACCCAACACTATTCCAGAAACTTCATTATTGGATTGGATCTTGATATCAATAGGATTCAAAACTCCCGCCAAGTTGTCAGTTTCCAAGAGAGATGCCATAATATCTAACTTACAAGGTGGAAATGATTGGTCGCAATTGGTTTCTGATTATTTCTATTTGGCTGGTTGTGagataaattttgaaaactgtTTTTTGTCGTTGGTATTGGGTACAATAATCAGACACAGATTTCCTGTGGTTGCAACTATTTTGAATCACTATTTGCTGATGAAGGAGGCGTTGCTTTTGAATCTTGACTACAAGGGATTTAGCAAATCGTTGATAagattgaatcaattgattagcAAAGTGGATGGTGTCTCGATATTTGAAAGCACTAATTTGACTACCAGGTTGACCAATGTATTTACCAATAATCGGATTAATGCCAATATAGTTGACGGACAAAATCATGTGAAATACATTGAATTTTACCAACGTAACATTAACGATTATTATGCCATTGTTTTTAACTGGAGATTATTGGAATTTATTCATGAATTGAATGTGACGTATTTAGAACAGTTGAATGACGACCAGTCGCAAGTGTTAactgatttgaaaattattgaagCTTTCTTTGGCGAACAAGACAACAAGTTGTTCGGctattatcaattattcaCCAGTATTTTGAATGCTAACTATGCTCcatatttatttgaaagttTGAAAGACAAAGTCGAATCGTCGTTGGAGAAATTCAGAATTGCTTACGAAGGAATTGATTTGACTGATCACGAGATCCACAACACTTCGTCGGAAGATGAATATGAACAAGAATCCCCTGTTGTGTATAAATATGAACCAACATTAAAGTCACAGAAATCCTTAATCTCATCATTGAACTTGGtgaatgaagaagaatttataATACTAACATGCTCATTGACTATTTACTACTACAAGAATAAAGAATACGATCGTgcattgaaattattaaactATTTGAGATTGGATAATGATTCTAAAACTCTCAGCCTTTTGACATTTACTTCCTTGATAACATTaatcaatgaattgatACCAGGTAAAATCGAAGATAATGTTAATTTGGATTCGGCTATTAGAATTTGCCGCGATTGGCTTGAGAACCCTGATTTAACTCAATATATGGATGAGGATATCAAACttgaattgaagaaaattgtGGTTACTAAAGGAATGATTGTTAATGGAATTGATGTTAATGAGAGTGATGAAGAGTAA